One stretch of Corynebacterium imitans DNA includes these proteins:
- a CDS encoding FecCD family ABC transporter permease, with amino-acid sequence MDKRVGLVAFLAAFTVCAALVSLLFGAREMGFAATVSAVRDGITLAFSRGAEQLEAASDEAKIIAQLRVPRTLLGLLVGAALGTAGALLQGHTRNPLADTNLLGVGPGAALAVAAAISFHGSMTVLGTVGVGFLGAILAVALVFALSMRSLGSTPIMVVLGGSALGAVCSALTSGIVLTNTQSLNEMRFWTAGAIAGRDMQVVAVLAPVILLGLVGAFATANRVNLLNLGDDVASGLGVSVPIARAVGIVLVALLTGAAVAGAGPIGFVGLVVPHLVRAFTGPDYRWVLPCSALAGASLLLLADVIGRVIARPGELQVGITLAFVGAPFALYLLRKGAKL; translated from the coding sequence GTGGATAAACGTGTAGGGCTTGTCGCTTTCCTTGCGGCTTTCACCGTGTGCGCAGCATTAGTGTCGCTTCTGTTCGGGGCGCGCGAAATGGGGTTCGCGGCAACGGTGAGCGCGGTTCGCGACGGAATCACGCTGGCGTTCTCGAGAGGCGCCGAACAACTCGAGGCGGCCAGCGACGAAGCGAAGATCATCGCACAACTTCGAGTTCCGCGCACCCTGCTCGGCCTGTTGGTAGGGGCAGCGCTAGGTACAGCGGGGGCGCTGCTGCAGGGCCACACCCGAAACCCGCTCGCAGACACAAACCTGCTGGGCGTAGGGCCCGGTGCGGCGCTCGCAGTGGCGGCAGCTATTTCCTTTCACGGCTCCATGACGGTGTTGGGCACTGTTGGGGTGGGCTTCCTCGGCGCAATACTCGCGGTGGCGCTCGTGTTCGCGCTTAGTATGAGGAGCCTGGGATCTACCCCAATCATGGTCGTGCTCGGTGGTTCTGCGCTGGGCGCGGTCTGTAGTGCGCTTACCAGTGGCATCGTGCTGACGAATACGCAAAGCCTCAACGAGATGCGGTTTTGGACAGCGGGTGCTATCGCTGGGCGCGACATGCAGGTGGTTGCGGTGCTCGCCCCGGTGATTCTCCTCGGGCTTGTGGGGGCCTTTGCCACGGCCAATCGGGTGAACCTCTTGAACTTGGGAGACGACGTGGCAAGTGGACTTGGGGTGAGCGTCCCCATCGCGCGTGCCGTGGGCATCGTCCTGGTTGCATTGCTTACTGGCGCCGCGGTGGCTGGGGCGGGCCCAATCGGGTTCGTTGGCCTGGTTGTTCCGCACCTTGTGCGCGCCTTCACCGGGCCCGATTACCGCTGGGTGCTGCCTTGCTCCGCGCTGGCTGGGGCCTCGCTACTCTTGCTTGCCGACGTCATTGGCCGCGTCATCGCACGGCCCGGCGAATTGCAGGTGGGTATCACGCTCGCCTTTGTTGGCGCCCCGTTCGCCCTGTACCTCTTGCGTAAAGGGGCGAAACTGTGA
- a CDS encoding ABC transporter ATP-binding protein: MMLQVRNLKVSYGATVIVDGIDLDVPQGGVTTIIGPNGCGKSTLLRATAGLIACDSGTVTLNGVDTAKLKRREIARQLAVLPQTPVAPEGLTVRDLVSRGRHPHQSWLRQASAEDARAVDAVMELTNIAEFADRPLERLSGGQRQRAWIAMVLAQDTPLVFLDEPTTYLDLSHSVEVLSLVRRLADQEGRTVLMVLHDLNLAARYSDQLIVMRCGEVRAVGAPAEVVTESLLSRVFDLPAVVASDPVSGGPLVVPR, encoded by the coding sequence ATGATGCTTCAAGTTCGAAATCTCAAGGTGAGTTATGGCGCTACCGTCATCGTTGACGGCATTGATCTCGACGTGCCTCAAGGTGGGGTCACCACAATCATCGGTCCGAATGGTTGCGGCAAGTCAACGCTGTTGCGAGCTACAGCAGGGCTTATTGCATGCGACAGTGGCACGGTCACGCTGAACGGCGTGGACACGGCGAAACTGAAGCGCCGCGAGATTGCGCGCCAGCTGGCAGTACTGCCACAGACGCCTGTCGCCCCCGAGGGGCTCACGGTCCGTGACTTGGTCAGCCGTGGACGCCACCCGCATCAGTCCTGGCTACGGCAGGCTTCTGCGGAGGATGCGCGTGCTGTTGATGCAGTGATGGAGCTGACCAATATTGCAGAGTTTGCAGATCGTCCGCTCGAGCGGCTTTCTGGCGGACAGCGCCAGCGAGCCTGGATCGCGATGGTTTTAGCCCAGGACACTCCGCTCGTGTTTTTGGACGAGCCGACGACGTACCTCGACTTGTCCCACTCCGTCGAGGTCTTGTCGCTTGTACGTCGCCTCGCTGATCAGGAGGGGCGAACTGTGCTCATGGTGTTGCATGATTTGAACCTCGCCGCACGCTACTCGGATCAGCTCATCGTGATGCGTTGTGGCGAGGTTCGTGCGGTCGGTGCGCCTGCCGAGGTGGTCACGGAGTCTTTGCTGAGCCGCGTTTTCGATCTGCCTGCGGTTGTGGCGTCAGACCCAGTGAGCGGTGGCCCACTGGTCGTCCCCCGGTAG
- a CDS encoding FecCD family ABC transporter permease, with translation MRVFVTNGVLAVLALAAALGGVMVGDFELTVRDIVSALMGQTTELARTVIIEWRLPRVVTALGVGAALGFAGAIFQTITRNPLASPDILGVTSGASAFALTALLAGGSSGMLLHLLGVPLSAFLGGLAASAAIWWLSRGAGLGSFQLVFAGIIINALAMAYNSFLLVRADYRDVGKAQAWITGSVGSSNWRDALAVLIALAVVVPFLRWAAFNLQALSLGEDTAAGLGVQPRHMQLILMLMAVVLASTAVAASGPIAFVAFVAPQIGRKITQTATPPLGTAMLAGAAIVTGADLAVRTLVPGNLPVGIATTAIGGTALLYTLLRATRKVSV, from the coding sequence ATGCGGGTTTTCGTGACGAATGGTGTCCTTGCGGTGTTGGCTCTCGCCGCGGCCCTTGGGGGTGTCATGGTCGGAGACTTCGAGCTTACGGTCCGGGATATTGTTTCTGCGCTCATGGGCCAAACCACGGAATTGGCTCGTACGGTGATTATTGAGTGGCGTCTGCCGCGGGTAGTGACAGCTTTGGGAGTAGGAGCTGCGCTGGGTTTTGCGGGGGCGATCTTCCAGACCATCACGAGGAATCCATTGGCGAGCCCAGACATTCTGGGCGTCACTTCGGGCGCCTCCGCTTTCGCGTTGACTGCGTTACTTGCTGGTGGAAGCTCCGGAATGCTGCTGCACCTTCTGGGGGTCCCGCTCAGTGCGTTCCTCGGTGGATTGGCAGCGTCTGCGGCAATCTGGTGGCTGAGCCGTGGCGCGGGTCTCGGGTCTTTCCAACTTGTCTTCGCCGGGATCATCATCAACGCGTTAGCGATGGCCTACAACTCGTTCCTGCTCGTTCGCGCCGACTATCGCGATGTCGGCAAAGCGCAGGCGTGGATCACCGGTTCGGTGGGGTCTTCGAACTGGCGCGATGCACTCGCCGTACTCATTGCGCTGGCAGTCGTCGTTCCGTTCTTGCGGTGGGCAGCCTTCAATCTTCAGGCACTCTCATTAGGCGAGGATACGGCTGCTGGCCTCGGGGTGCAGCCTCGGCATATGCAACTCATCCTCATGCTCATGGCTGTAGTGCTGGCATCGACGGCCGTCGCAGCATCTGGTCCGATAGCATTCGTGGCGTTTGTTGCGCCACAGATCGGACGCAAGATCACGCAAACAGCGACGCCGCCTTTAGGAACAGCAATGCTCGCTGGCGCGGCGATCGTGACCGGCGCTGACTTAGCGGTGCGCACCCTGGTGCCCGGGAACCTGCCGGTAGGTATAGCTACAACTGCGATTGGTGGCACAGCGCTGCTCTACACGCTGCTACGTGCAACACGAAAGGTGTCCGTATGA
- a CDS encoding siderophore-interacting protein — MSFRPFLATVARSERVAPNFQRVTFTGVDAMGPAVPIRDLRIKLLIPPASGVLTLPEEGWWDAWRGMPEHTRGHLRTYSIREFRRCAGEPDELDVDFVLHSDNPGPASAWAEGAQPGQQLLIIGPTRDDDSGVGIEFNPGSAAMACLYGDETALPAIARILEDWPGGLAGSADIEVPAGNHLPIDAPAEVDVRWHFREHRDVDHGDLLRAQLQDDVASRCASVSSGAGRLEPVDEALLDMVWETPTYSSGGESIAPASGTAGHTYYWIAGKSTTVTAMRRLLVKEASVPRHHVSFMGYWR, encoded by the coding sequence GTGAGTTTTAGGCCTTTCCTTGCAACCGTCGCCCGTAGTGAACGTGTCGCGCCGAATTTCCAACGAGTGACGTTCACCGGAGTCGACGCAATGGGGCCTGCCGTACCCATCAGGGATTTGCGCATCAAGCTGCTGATCCCGCCCGCCAGTGGAGTTCTCACCCTTCCGGAGGAAGGGTGGTGGGACGCGTGGCGCGGTATGCCGGAGCACACGCGCGGGCACCTCCGTACCTACTCGATTCGAGAATTCCGGCGATGCGCCGGTGAACCGGATGAGCTGGATGTGGATTTTGTTCTGCACAGTGACAACCCCGGCCCCGCCTCGGCATGGGCGGAGGGCGCGCAACCTGGCCAGCAGCTCCTGATAATTGGGCCGACCCGCGACGATGACTCCGGTGTTGGCATCGAATTTAATCCGGGGTCTGCAGCAATGGCATGCCTCTATGGTGACGAAACCGCGCTTCCAGCAATAGCCCGCATCTTGGAGGATTGGCCCGGGGGCCTCGCCGGGTCTGCTGACATTGAGGTACCGGCCGGCAACCACTTGCCCATCGACGCCCCTGCGGAGGTCGACGTCCGCTGGCACTTCCGCGAACACCGCGACGTCGACCACGGGGATTTACTTCGTGCACAACTGCAAGACGATGTCGCATCCCGCTGTGCCTCAGTATCTTCGGGAGCTGGAAGACTAGAGCCAGTTGATGAGGCCCTCCTCGACATGGTCTGGGAGACACCCACGTACTCCAGCGGCGGTGAATCTATCGCCCCCGCTTCGGGTACTGCAGGGCATACCTACTACTGGATCGCAGGGAAGAGCACGACTGTGACGGCGATGCGGCGGCTCCTGGTGAAAGAGGCGAGTGTGCCTCGCCACCACGTGTCGTTTATGGGGTACTGGCGATAA